Part of the Syntrophobacterales bacterium genome, ACCCATAGACAAATACTATAAACAAAAGAACTTGCGCCTGATTTTAAGTGATCGTGCTGAAGTTATGTGAAAAGCGCCTGATAATGCTTTTGATATGATTTTTGCTTATCCTCTTCAAACATCTTATTGGACAGTATCAGCCGTATACTTCCAAGAGTGACATGGCCTATTCTTCATATTTTTGCCTGCTCGGCTGCAAACCTGCGCGATGTGGGGGCTTGTACGGGCTTTGAGGCTTGATGTCAGATCATTTCGTCCCTATGCCCGGTATTTTTCCAGGGCCTCCAATATGTCCTGCGGATGAATCGGCGTTCTGTTCGCCCGTACCCCTGTGGCGGAGTATATTGCATTGGCAACGGCCGCGACGGTCCCCGACACGTAACCTTCCCCCGCCTCCTTGGTATTGTAAGGGCGATCCTTCTTATACTCCTCGGTGATGACATCAAGATATTCCGTCTCCACCATGTCCAGCGCACAGGGAATCTTATACTCCAGAAAAGAGGGGTTTATTACACATCCGTCCTCTACCCTGACCTCTTCTGTCAGAATGTGCCCCTGTCCCATGGAAACCTGTCCGTCGATCTGACCTTCCACCAATGCAGGATTAAAAGGGAATCCGCAGTCGTGGGCGGTCGTGATCTTAAGAATCTTCACCGCGCCTGTCTCCGTATCCACTTCCACTTCTGCAACCTGGGCGTAATTGGAGTAGTTTTCGGTCCACCGGCCTTTGGCGTTAGCAAGGCTCGGGTGGATCGGCTCGTCCTTCATTGTTCGGAAATGACCCTCGCCTATTACGGGGTCACCCTTTTTCTTTGCAATGCTTATGGCAATTGCCCGGGCATATGATATCTTTCTGTCAGGAGATTCGCGTAAGAATATCTCCTTGTTTCGGGCCACCAGATCTTGCACGTCCACCCCAAGCTCCTCTCCGGCAATGGCAAAGAGCTTGTTCATGGCCTGCTGAGCGGCTTTTTTGGCCGCATTGCCCGTCACGTACGTGAGTCCGCTTATCCACGACCCGATGTCGATAGGGGTGGTCTCGGTATCGGCTGCATAGACCTGTACTTCTTCGATAGGTACGCCAAGCTCTTCCGCCACGATCTGACAAAGAACGGTCTCGCAGCCTTGCCCGACATCCACGGCGCCGGTCATGAGAGAGACGCTGGCATCATCGTTCAGTTTCACGATGATGGATGAACTGTTCGGATAGATGAGGGAACCGCCAAAATAGGCCGTTGTGCCGATCCCTATGCCGCGTTTTATCTTTGAATCCGTCTTACGGCTCTTTCTCGCCGCCTCGTGTTTGTTCCTGAAGTCCGTCCGGTCGGCCGCTTTTACAATGCACTCTGTCAATCCAAAGTTCTTTACGGAGTCTCCGTTTGGCAATGTCTCGCCCGGTCTGCGGGCATTCCGCAGGCGGAACTCTATCGGGTCCATGCCCAGCTCTTCGGCAATCATGTCAAACTGGGACTCTGCGGCGAACCTCATCTTCGGCGCTCCGTGTCCTCTTTGAGGGGCGCGCACAAGGTTGTTCGTATAGATCGAATAGCCTTCATATTTCATGTTAGGCACCCGGTAAGGCGCCATGGCGAACCCCCACGCCAAAAAGATCACAACAACTCCGCTTCCGTGATATGCGCCACTGTCATTGATCGTACGGATCTCCTGCCCGAGGATCAAACCATCCTTTGTTACACCGGTCTTTATCTGAATAATCAGAGGCTGTGCGTGGCGTGAAGCCTTGAAGACTTCCTCTCGGCTGTATACGATCCTGACAGGCAGATGACATTTCATAGAGAGAAGGGAGCTTATGTATTCATGGTGGAACAGGTCAATTTTGCCCCCGAAGGCGCCGCCTACATAGGTTTTCAAAACCCTCACGTTGCTATATGGAAGCCCCAGCGTTCTTGCCAGTTTCGCTCTCTTGATAAAGACCCCCATGCTTGACGTCCATACGTTCAATTTTCCAGAATGGTCAAAATGCGTCACTGTGGCCTGCGGTTCCATGTAGCCGTGTGTCCGTATCTGGCAATAGTACTTGTCCTCACGGACGAGGTAAGAGTCACGGAATGCCTTTTCGATGTCACCCCATGAGGTTGCGGTCTTGCCGCCTATATTGTGGTATGGATCGTTGACCTTCGGGTTGTTCGGGTGGATCAGGGGGGCATCCGGTTTCATGGCCTCCTCTGGATTGAAGACCGCGGGAAGCGGCTCATACTCAACTTCTATCAGGGATAGAGCTTCTTCTGCCGTGTCCTCGTCAACAGCCGCGACTCCTGCTATATCCTCACCGACATGACGCACCATGTCTACAGCGATCGGATACTGGTCTGCAGGATAGCGAGGGGTCTCTACGAACCCGTGCTTGATCTTAAGGGAATCCGCCGCAGTAACCACTGCCTTGACGCCCGGCAGCCGTTCCGCTTTGCTTGTATCTATATTCAGAATCCGCGCATGAGGGTAAGGACTTCTCAGGACTTTCCCGACGAGCATTCCCGGCAACGTTACATCTACGGTATACTCTGCCTTGCCTGTAGCTTTAAGAGGTCCATCCTTTCTCGGTACCGACTTGCCTATATACGAGAAATTATCCATGGCTATTTACCTCCTTACAGCGCTTTGACCTGCCATCTTTATCGCCGTGACAATCTTGTTGTATCCGGTACACCTGCAAAAATTACCTGAGATCGCTATTTTGATGTCCTGGTCCGTTGGGGCAGGATTCCTGTCGAGCAGGGCCTTTGCCGTGAGTATCATACCTGGGGTGCAATACCCGCACTGAATGGCCCCGTGATCGACAAAAGCCTGCTGAATTGGATGCAGTCGGTCCCCTTCCGCCAACCCTTCAATAGTGGTCAATTCCTTCCCTGTTGCCTCCACCGCCAGATAGAGACATGATCTTACGGGAGCCCCGTCCAGTAGTATGGTGCAAGTACCGCACGATCCGTCGTCACAGCCCTCCTTGACCCCTTTCAGCATGAGGTCCTCCCTCAAGACTTCAAGAAGCGTCCGGTTAGGACTGACGGCCAGCTCATAATCGGTCCCATTTACTCTCAACGAGATTAGCTGCTTCGGTACTTTCTTCATGCGTTCTCCTTTCCCGTAATTGACCGGATGGCTGCACGGATGGCTTTTCCAGCCACCACAGGCAGCATTTTCCTTCTATAAGATCCTGAAAGAACAAGATTATTCGCCATTTGCGTACCTTTGTGCAACAATTCATTGAGGGCATCGAAGCTGACCGTATCAATCGTCTTTCCTGCTAAGAATTGGCCGGCTTCGACGACGACGGGTTTCGGCCCTGCCGCTCCGAGGACAAGGTCAGTTTTTGTAATTCGCCCTTCCCCATCAAGGGCGACGGAGGCAGCCGCCGAAACAAGGGGATAATCGACAGCAGGTCTCACGCGCATCTTCACGTAACTTGAACCGCTCTCTTTACCGGGGATGGGAAGGGTTACGCCGGCAATAAGCTCGTCGCCTGCCAGGGCAAAGGGTGTAAGACCATCGCCGGTGAAGATATCCCAAAGCGGAATGATCCTCTCTCGATTCTTTGCTTTAACAACCACGCTGCCGCCGAGGGCAATCAGCGCGGGAGCGAGATCACCGCAATAGACGCTGAAACATTTCTTTCCCTTGGGAACAGCGTGGCAGACATCCCCTCCGGCCTTGCGGCACGGAGGTTTTTCGAGCCGCCATGTCTTCGACTGGTTGTAGTATAGGCAACGGCTGTTTTGACGGATGTTGCCGCCAACGGTAGCAACATTACGGAGGGGCGGCGCACCCACGGAGCCCACCGCTTCATGGAGGGCCGGAAAATTACTCCTGATGACCGAGGATGACGATAGGTCTGCCAGGGATGTCATGGCCCCCACAAATACCTCCTTGTCACCGGCTTCAATTCCCTTGAAGTCGGTAAGATTCCTTAGGCTTACGATGATGGAAGGAGTTTCGAGGCCGTATTTCATGAGCGGTATAAGGTCGGTGCCCCCCGCCAAC contains:
- a CDS encoding xanthine dehydrogenase family protein molybdopterin-binding subunit, with the protein product MDNFSYIGKSVPRKDGPLKATGKAEYTVDVTLPGMLVGKVLRSPYPHARILNIDTSKAERLPGVKAVVTAADSLKIKHGFVETPRYPADQYPIAVDMVRHVGEDIAGVAAVDEDTAEEALSLIEVEYEPLPAVFNPEEAMKPDAPLIHPNNPKVNDPYHNIGGKTATSWGDIEKAFRDSYLVREDKYYCQIRTHGYMEPQATVTHFDHSGKLNVWTSSMGVFIKRAKLARTLGLPYSNVRVLKTYVGGAFGGKIDLFHHEYISSLLSMKCHLPVRIVYSREEVFKASRHAQPLIIQIKTGVTKDGLILGQEIRTINDSGAYHGSGVVVIFLAWGFAMAPYRVPNMKYEGYSIYTNNLVRAPQRGHGAPKMRFAAESQFDMIAEELGMDPIEFRLRNARRPGETLPNGDSVKNFGLTECIVKAADRTDFRNKHEAARKSRKTDSKIKRGIGIGTTAYFGGSLIYPNSSSIIVKLNDDASVSLMTGAVDVGQGCETVLCQIVAEELGVPIEEVQVYAADTETTPIDIGSWISGLTYVTGNAAKKAAQQAMNKLFAIAGEELGVDVQDLVARNKEIFLRESPDRKISYARAIAISIAKKKGDPVIGEGHFRTMKDEPIHPSLANAKGRWTENYSNYAQVAEVEVDTETGAVKILKITTAHDCGFPFNPALVEGQIDGQVSMGQGHILTEEVRVEDGCVINPSFLEYKIPCALDMVETEYLDVITEEYKKDRPYNTKEAGEGYVSGTVAAVANAIYSATGVRANRTPIHPQDILEALEKYRA
- a CDS encoding (2Fe-2S)-binding protein, giving the protein MKKVPKQLISLRVNGTDYELAVSPNRTLLEVLREDLMLKGVKEGCDDGSCGTCTILLDGAPVRSCLYLAVEATGKELTTIEGLAEGDRLHPIQQAFVDHGAIQCGYCTPGMILTAKALLDRNPAPTDQDIKIAISGNFCRCTGYNKIVTAIKMAGQSAVRR
- a CDS encoding FAD binding domain-containing protein; amino-acid sequence: MRLPYFYYREPITIEEAFSIMEEHHGGARVLAGGTDLIPLMKYGLETPSIIVSLRNLTDFKGIEAGDKEVFVGAMTSLADLSSSSVIRSNFPALHEAVGSVGAPPLRNVATVGGNIRQNSRCLYYNQSKTWRLEKPPCRKAGGDVCHAVPKGKKCFSVYCGDLAPALIALGGSVVVKAKNRERIIPLWDIFTGDGLTPFALAGDELIAGVTLPIPGKESGSSYVKMRVRPAVDYPLVSAAASVALDGEGRITKTDLVLGAAGPKPVVVEAGQFLAGKTIDTVSFDALNELLHKGTQMANNLVLSGSYRRKMLPVVAGKAIRAAIRSITGKENA